ACGCAGGCGCGCCACCAGACGAGGCCGGACCGGCAGCCGCACTCGACGTGGCCGCGGCGGACGAACTGGAGGACGAGCTGGACGAGCTGGAACCACAGGCGGACACCACGAGGGCACTCGCGGCGATCACTGCCAGCAGCGCTGCCCGGGTTGAGCGAGAGTGAATCGATGCCACGTTTTCTCCCAAGAGAATGCAGAGGGACTTCCTCCCCCGGAGCGGGGGAGGAAGGTTGCGCGTTCGTGGCATCCTGCCACGCCGGATATGTCGATTGGATGACGAAATGGGTCAGGCGCTCGATTGACGGTCGAATCGCGACACTAGGCGGGCATTTGTAGCGCAATGCGCAACGAATCGAGCAACTCACGATCGGAATCGAGGAAGTCGACCGTCGACAGACCGGCGGCTTCGACCCATCGGTAGGCGTCGTGGTCGGTCAGCTGGATGGGGTCGTCGTGGGTCGCGGCCACCCGGTAACAAACCATCTCGACCCCCGGAGCCACGGCGACCACCGGGCCGATGCGACGAAACACCTTGCTGCGTATGGCGAGTTCCTCCTGGAGCTCGCGCATCAGGGCCTCCTCGTCCGATTCACCCGGTTCCGCCTTGCCGCCGGGCAACTCCCACCGGCCGGTCGGGTCCCGTCGACGGGTGACGAGCACCTTTCCTTCCGCGATCCAGGCGCCGGCCACCACTCGAACCGGTTCGCGCGCGACGAGAGTCGTCATTCCCAGCAGCATCTCGCCGTATCGGATCAAGATC
This window of the Nakamurella panacisegetis genome carries:
- a CDS encoding (deoxy)nucleoside triphosphate pyrophosphohydrolase; its protein translation is MRNRLHVPIRCAALIDAPEAAVRRALFSRQVWIRTAVALGGTAEFAAAGSRIVAGDLARFTARPGGRPWLLRVGEVNGRPTLDSVTSTGRSTVSVRFDTSSSGAGCLVTVEFTVSSRVAFLNACYRPILIRYGEMLLGMTTLVAREPVRVVAGAWIAEGKVLVTRRRDPTGRWELPGGKAEPGESDEEALMRELQEELAIRSKVFRRIGPVVAVAPGVEMVCYRVAATHDDPIQLTDHDAYRWVEAAGLSTVDFLDSDRELLDSLRIALQMPA